One stretch of bacterium DNA includes these proteins:
- a CDS encoding oligosaccharide flippase family protein has product MGIARRVAKNTGVLFLGNALCRVFSVLIFAYLARVIGDAGLGKYAFAVSFVTIFFMTTELGISTLAVREVAEDESRAGKYLGNIGLMRLGLSIIGLIISYLAIGILNCPAETKLIIYILGGSTFFLALSDGFKWCFQAFQKLEYSALLSIIQNISLLIFGFPILLLGYGLVGFVIIHFFVSILYFFFTLLFIIKRFARPKFEIDIPFWKELGRKSIPFMTL; this is encoded by the coding sequence ATGGGTATAGCAAGAAGAGTAGCCAAAAATACAGGTGTTTTGTTTTTAGGGAATGCCCTATGTAGAGTTTTCTCGGTATTAATATTTGCCTATCTGGCCAGGGTAATTGGTGATGCAGGATTAGGTAAGTATGCATTTGCAGTCTCATTCGTGACGATATTCTTTATGACAACTGAGCTGGGAATAAGCACTTTAGCCGTGCGTGAGGTAGCAGAAGATGAATCCAGAGCAGGAAAGTATCTTGGGAATATTGGCCTGATGAGGTTAGGATTATCCATCATTGGACTTATCATCAGCTATCTGGCAATAGGTATATTGAACTGTCCCGCGGAGACAAAATTAATCATCTACATCCTGGGAGGGTCGACTTTTTTCTTAGCCCTATCTGATGGGTTCAAATGGTGCTTTCAGGCATTTCAGAAACTTGAGTATAGTGCCTTGTTGAGTATTATTCAGAATATTTCACTTTTAATCTTTGGTTTCCCAATTCTTCTCTTAGGTTATGGTCTGGTTGGCTTCGTCATAATTCATTTCTTTGTCAGTATTTTATATTTTTTCTTTACTCTTCTATTTATTATAAAGAGATTTGCCAGGCCTAAATTTGAAATAGATATTCCCTTCTGGAAGGAGTTGGGAAGAAAAAGTATACCTTTTATGACCCTA